The following proteins are co-located in the Prionailurus viverrinus isolate Anna chromosome A1, UM_Priviv_1.0, whole genome shotgun sequence genome:
- the MRPS30 gene encoding 39S ribosomal protein S30, mitochondrial, with protein MAAARCCRLALRGSRLSLHTAAEAAVAAPEVTGAVVAAAPVARYPPIVASLTAKSKAARQRRVERWQATVHAAESVDEKLRILTKMQFMKYVVYPQTFALNADRWYQGFTKTVFLSGLPPPPAEPAEPSPTLDLEALRAAACDCLLQEHFYLRRKRRAPLYQDREAIASPFLDQLVAALVGLLSAHNPALATAALDCKRPVHFYWLRGEEIIPSGHRKGRVDALRYQINDKPHNQIRMSKQLPEFVPLDYSVPVEIPVMNCKPDKLPLFKRQYENTIFIGSKMADPYCYGHTQFHLLPDKLKRERLLKQNCADQIEVVFRANAIASLFAWTGAQAMYQGFWSEADVTRPFVSQGVITDGKYFSFFCYQLNTLALTTQADQNNPRKNICWGTQSKPLYETIEDNNVKGFNDDVLLQIVHFLLNRPKEDKSQLLEN; from the exons ATGGCGGCGGCCAGGTGTTGCAGGCTAGCCCTCCGCGGGTCGCGGCTGTCATTGCACACTGCGGCCGAGGCCGCTGTCGCGGCTCCAGAAGTGACCGGCGCAGTTGTCGCGGCGGCCCCCGTCGCGCGCTACCCGCCGATTGTGGCCTCTCTGACTGCCAAAAGCAAGGCGGCACGGCAGCGGCGAGTGGAGCGGTGGCAGGCGACGGTGCACGCGGCCGAGTCGGTGGACGAGAAGCTGCGAATCCTCACCAAGATGCAGTTCATGAAGTACGTGGTTTATCCGCAGACCTTCGCCCTGAACGCTGACCGCTGGTATCAGGGCTTCACCAAGACAGTGTTCCTGTCGGGactgccgccgccgcccgccgagCCCGCCGAGCCATCGCCCACCCTGGACCTGGAGGCCCTGCGCGCCGCCGCGTGTGACTGCCTCCTGCAGGAGCACTTTTACCTACGGCGCAAGCGGCGCGCGCCCCTCTACCAGGACCGCGAGGCCATCGCCTCGCCCTTCCTGGATCAGCTGGTGGCGGCCCTCGTGGGCCTGCTCAGCGCACACAACCCTGCTCTGGCCACCGCCGCCCTCG ATTGTAAACGCCCAGTTCACTTTTACTGGTTGCGTGGTGAAGAAATTATTCCTAGTGGTCATCGGAAAGGTCGAGTTGATGCTCTGCGATACCAAATAAATGATAAACCACACAACCAGATTCGAATGTCCAAACAACTCCCAGAG TTTGTGCCGCTGGATTATTCTGTACCTGTCGAAATCCCTGTGATGAATTGTAAGCCAGACAAACTTCCATTATTCAAACGACAATATGAAAATACCATATTTATTG GCTCAAAGATGGCAGATCCATACTGTTATGGTCATACCCAGTTTCATCTGTTACCTGAcaaattaaaaagggaaaggcTTTTGAAACAAAACTGTGCTGATCAGATAGAAGTTGTTTTTAGAGCCAATGCTATCGCAAGCCTTTTTGCTTGGACTGGAGCACAAGCTATGTATCAAG GATTCTGGAGTGAAGCAGATGTTACTCGACCTTTTGTCTCTCAGGGAGTGATCACAGATggaaaatacttttcctttttctgctacCAGTTAAATACTCTGGCACTGACTACACAAGCTGATCAAAATAACCCTCGTAAAAATATATGTTGGGGAACACAAAGTAAGCCTCTTTATGAAACCATCGAAGATAATAATGTGAAAGGTTTTAATGATGATGTCCTACTTCAGATAGTTCACTTTCTACTGAACAGACCAAAAGAAGATAAATCACAGCTGTTGGAAAACTAA